A stretch of DNA from Mesorhizobium onobrychidis:
GTAGACGCGGCGGCCGAAAGCGGTGCGGCCGAGCAGCAGAACGGCAAAGACGACAAACGCGACCATGAACAGCACCACCGGCGTCAAGGCGAATATCTTGCCTGTCATGAACCAGCGCAGCATCGGCGAGGAGAAGCCGGCCGGGGTGCCCTGCGAATAGAGAAGCGCAAACCCTTGCAGAATGCCGTTGGTGGCCAGCGTCATCACGATCGGCGAGATGCCGAGCAAGACGATGCCGATGCCGTTCGCCAGCCCGACGAGGCAGGCGATGACCAGGACGGCCGGCAGCGCATAGGCAAGTGCTGCGTCCGATCCGTTGACGATGCCGGCGAGCAGGATGCCCGAGAGGCCGATCGTCCACGGCACCGACAGGTCGAGCCCGCCGGTGAGGATCACGCTGCCTTGCCCCAGTGCGAGGATGGCGAGGAAGCTCGACAGCACGAACAGCGAATTCCAGTAGGTGACGTTGAAGATGGCGCGTCCGAGCCAGATCTGGGTGACGATCACGACAATGGCCAGGCAGACATAGGCCGGCGCCGCATAGCGCAGCGTCTCAGCGTTGCGGACGTGGAAGGGCGGTCGCACCACCGGCTGGTCGCCGGTGCTGTCGCGGGCGATCCTCAGCCGCCGGTCGATGCGATCGATCTGCGACGGCAGCATTCCGGCGCGCCACGCGGCCAGCCGCGCCCGCGCGGCGCGGAACTGGCGAGCCAGGACGGAGCCATGCGACAGCGAGCCGGCAAGCACCGCAAGGATCAGGATCGTGCCCTCGGCGATAGTCGAATAATAGGCCGAGACGTTGAGCACGAGCAGGATGTTGACGACCATCATCAGGATATAGGCGCCGAACACGGTGCCGACCGGCCCACCCTGCCCGCCGCCCAGCCTCGTGCCGCCGACGACGACCGCCGCAAACATCGACAACAGCAGCGGATTGCCGACGAGCGGATCGCCGCTGCCGGTTTGGGCGCTGATGAAGACGCCCGCAAGTCCGTAGCAGCCGCCGGCAATGACATAGACGAGGAAGCGGACGAGAACGACGCGCACACCGACGGAGGCAGCCGCATCCGGATCGCTGCCGACCGCATAGAGAGCCGTTCCGAAGCGCGTCCCCTTCAGCCAGAACCAGGCGAGCAGGACGACGCCGATAACCACCAGCGGCATCGGCAGCCAGCCCTCGACGGCATCGCCGAGATAGAAGGCGCCAAGATCGGGCGAGACGAAGCCGCCCGGCTTGTCCATGACCAGCAATGTGATGCCTTGCAGGATGAACATGGTCGACAGCGTGACGACGATGGGCTGCATGCGCAGGACGGCGATGAAAAAGCCGTTGAAAGCGCCGACCAACATGCCGACGCCAATTCCCACCAGCGTCCACAGGACAACGCTCAAACCGGTCGCCATCGGATCCATGCCCGTCGCCAGGACGACGTTGACCAGCGAGATCACCGCGCCGGCGGACAGGTCGAAGCCGCCGGACAGGACGACCAGCGTCTGGCCGATTGCCGCCAGCGCCGAGGTAGCGCCGCCGCTCGAGAGGAACGAAATGTCGAAATAGGTTAGCCGCCCGGCGCTGACCAGATCGACGACGAGCAGAAGCGCTGCGAAGACGACTGCGGCGATGATCGCACCACTGTGCCGCGACAGCAGCCGCGACAAGGTTCCGGCTGGCGCGGCGGCGGGGGAACTGATCGCGCTCATTCAGCCGCCTGTCGAACCGCATCGCCATGGCCCAGCGCCGGCCTCATGATCGCGCCTTCAGAAATATCCTCGCCCGCAAGCTCCGCCACCAGCCGGCCGTCGTAGAGGACGAGCACCCGGTCGCATTGATGGACGAGCTCGGGAATCTCGGTCGAATGCAGCAGGATCGAGCCGCCGGCCGCCACATAGTCGCGCATCATCACATAGAGCTCGTGCTTGGTGCCGACGTCGATGCCGCGAGTGGGATCGAAGAGCAGCAGGATGCGACTTTCGGCGACCAGCCATTTCGCGATAGCGATCTTCTGCTGGTTGCCGCCCGAAAACGCGCCTGCCCTCGTCCACATGGCACGGCGGTCGACCTCGACTGTAGAGAAGGCAGATTGCACGGCGCGAGCTTCCTCGTCCTCCCTAATCAGGCCAAACCGCGTGAAGCGCCCGACGACCGGCAGCGATGCGTTCTGCCGGCCCGGGAGCTTCAGGAACAGACCCTCGGTCTTGCGGTCCTCCGGCACCAGCCCGATCGCCATATTGGGCTTGAGCGCATCGGCCGGCGAGCCGAGCCACACCTTGCGGCCGTCAACCACGACATGGCCACGTTCGATCTCGGCCATGCCGAAGCAAGCGAAGAACAGGTCAAGCTGCCCCATGCCCTGAAGCCCGGCAATGCCGAGGATTTCGCCCTTGCGCAGGTCGAAACTGACGCCGTCGAGCTTTCTTCCGGCTTTGAGATCGCGCACGCCGAGCACTGGGGGGCCGAAGACGGCCTCGCTTTCAGGTTTCGGCGGAAATGTCTGGGCAATGCTGCGGCCGATGATCTTTTCGATCACCTCGCCATCCGAGACATCGGCGACCGGCGCGGTGACGATATGACGGCCGTTTCTGAGGATGGTCAGCGTGTCGCAGAAGGCCCGCACCTCGCGCATGCGATGGGTAATGAACACGACCGTCGTACCGGCCGCCTTCAGCCGGGCGATGATGCCGCCCAACCATTCGACGTCGCCGCCCGACAAGGTCGAAGTCGGTTCGTCGAGCAGGAGGATGCGCGGCTTGCGGTAGACGGCGCGCGCGATCTCGATCTTCTGCCGGACGGCAAGATCGAGCGTCGCCAGCTCGGCGTCGAGATCGACCGAAAGCCCGAGATCGGAAATGTGTTTGCGAACCGCCTTACGCGCGGCTGACCGTCTGATCAGGCCGATCGGGCCGATCGGCGCGTAGGGCAGCAGCATATTGTCGAGAACGCTGAGATCGCGGACCAGGGTCATTTCTTGGAAGGCTGTCTGCAAGCCCTTGGCATGGGCGGCGCGCGGCGAGCCGAGCGGCGCCGGTTGGCCAAGGATAGTAATCTGCCCTTCGTCGGGCCGCACCAGTCCCGACAGCAGCTTGACCAGCGTGGACTTGCCGGCGCCGTTCTCGCCGAGCAGAGCATGCACGCTGCCCGATGCAATTTTGAAGGAAACGCCGTCGAGGGCGATTGTGGCGCCGAACGCCTTGCGGACGCCCTCTATGCCGACAGCAGTCAGATGCGCTGTTGAATTCATGATTCCAGCTTCCTGAACGCCCTTTGATGAGGGCGGCGCATGGAGCGATCGACATGCCCCACGCGCCGCTTCAGAGGGAGCTCACTCCTCGGGCTGGCCGACAAGTGCTGCGGCAAGGCCGATCTCGGGCGTCTGGTCGGAGAAGATCGACGCGAACCAGCCGGGATTGGAGACCAGCGACGGCTTGAAGGCGTTGCAGCCGGCCTTCATCTCGGCCCAGGTGCCCTCGTCGCAGAGCTTGATCGTCTCGTTGGTGACGACCGGCAGCGGCAGGATCGTTTTCTTAGGCACATCCTTGCCTTCAAGAGCCTCGACGGCGAGCTTGAGCGCGAGTGCGCCGGAATAAGGCGGTGACGCGTAGGAAATGCGCGGCGCGCCGAGCGGCGCATAGGGAGACGCCGCGCCCTCGACCTCGGTGCCCTCCGGCAGCATCTGGATGCGGCCGCCATTGGCGCCCTCGCCGGCACAGGGCAGGAGTTCGCTGGTCTTCTTGCCGGCCTCGAGTTGCATTGAATTGGCAGTGAAGCAGCCGACCTGCATCCATAGCCCATCGATATCGTCCCAACTGCGCGTCGCCAGGATCTTCGAAAGTTCGGTACGGGCCACCGCCTGGCTCCACATGCCGACCGCCTCGCCGACGATCTTGATGTCGGGGTGTTTGGCCAAGACCTCCTTGGCTGCCTTGGTGCGCAAATCGTCGACCGAGGTGCCGGGGACGCCGGTCACCGCGATGATGTTGCCCTTGCCATCGAGTTTCTTGACCAGCCATTCGGCCGTCACCCGGCCTGCCTCCTCCTGGTCGATATGGACGTTGTAGGCGCAAGGCTCGGTGATCTCGGCATCATAGGCGAAGACCTTGACGCCCTTGTTGCAGGCGTTCTTGACCACCTGATTGAGGGCCGTTGGCGAGATCGGAAAGATCACGATCGCTTCGGCGCCCGCCTGGACCATGGCGTTGACCTGCTGGATCTGGCGCTGCGCATTCGGCCCCGCCACCTGAACCTGAAGATCGACCTTATCGGCCATGCTTTTGTGCGAGGCCATAGCTTTGACCATGTTTGCCGCCTCGGCCTGCCAATCGTTGCCGATGAAGCTCATGCTCAGAAAGATCTTGTGCTTTTCGGCCGCCTCGGCGGCGGACACCCCACAAGCGCAGACAGCCATGCCAGCCAGCAGCGCGAGCCGCCGGGCTTTCGATCCGATACCCATTCGAAACTCCTCCCAATTCAGACGACCGAATGCCTCCCCGGGACCGCCAAACGCAATCCTTGTCATTCGACGCGACCGACCCTATCATGATTTGATCAAAGATCAATGATTGAATAGTTTAATATCAAAACCGGGATGCGCCGGCGCTTGACGTGGCAATCCGAACCTTGCATTCCGGGTACAGGCGCCGGACATAGCGGCAGCGTCGCTTGCGCGGGAAGGTTTAATGCAGATGGCTGGGGCAGCGTTCAGGAGGCCGGGTGTCGAGATCACTCCCCTGTCCAGGGATACCCTGCAAGAGCGGGTCTATCGCCATGTCACCGAGTTGATCCTCGACGGCAGCATCGTGCCAGGCGAGATGGTGACGGTGCAGAGCCTTGCCGACGCTTTCGGCGTCAGCCCGATGCCGGTCAGGGAGGCGCTGCGACG
This window harbors:
- a CDS encoding sugar ABC transporter ATP-binding protein codes for the protein MNSTAHLTAVGIEGVRKAFGATIALDGVSFKIASGSVHALLGENGAGKSTLVKLLSGLVRPDEGQITILGQPAPLGSPRAAHAKGLQTAFQEMTLVRDLSVLDNMLLPYAPIGPIGLIRRSAARKAVRKHISDLGLSVDLDAELATLDLAVRQKIEIARAVYRKPRILLLDEPTSTLSGGDVEWLGGIIARLKAAGTTVVFITHRMREVRAFCDTLTILRNGRHIVTAPVADVSDGEVIEKIIGRSIAQTFPPKPESEAVFGPPVLGVRDLKAGRKLDGVSFDLRKGEILGIAGLQGMGQLDLFFACFGMAEIERGHVVVDGRKVWLGSPADALKPNMAIGLVPEDRKTEGLFLKLPGRQNASLPVVGRFTRFGLIREDEEARAVQSAFSTVEVDRRAMWTRAGAFSGGNQQKIAIAKWLVAESRILLLFDPTRGIDVGTKHELYVMMRDYVAAGGSILLHSTEIPELVHQCDRVLVLYDGRLVAELAGEDISEGAIMRPALGHGDAVRQAAE
- a CDS encoding ABC transporter permease subunit, whose translation is MSAISSPAAAPAGTLSRLLSRHSGAIIAAVVFAALLLVVDLVSAGRLTYFDISFLSSGGATSALAAIGQTLVVLSGGFDLSAGAVISLVNVVLATGMDPMATGLSVVLWTLVGIGVGMLVGAFNGFFIAVLRMQPIVVTLSTMFILQGITLLVMDKPGGFVSPDLGAFYLGDAVEGWLPMPLVVIGVVLLAWFWLKGTRFGTALYAVGSDPDAAASVGVRVVLVRFLVYVIAGGCYGLAGVFISAQTGSGDPLVGNPLLLSMFAAVVVGGTRLGGGQGGPVGTVFGAYILMMVVNILLVLNVSAYYSTIAEGTILILAVLAGSLSHGSVLARQFRAARARLAAWRAGMLPSQIDRIDRRLRIARDSTGDQPVVRPPFHVRNAETLRYAAPAYVCLAIVVIVTQIWLGRAIFNVTYWNSLFVLSSFLAILALGQGSVILTGGLDLSVPWTIGLSGILLAGIVNGSDAALAYALPAVLVIACLVGLANGIGIVLLGISPIVMTLATNGILQGFALLYSQGTPAGFSSPMLRWFMTGKIFALTPVVLFMVAFVVFAVLLLGRTAFGRRVYGIGNSLRAAQLSGIAVGRTLILVYMLSAVCAAIVGIMLTGFSGQASLGMGDDYLLPSIAVVVVGGALITGGRGHYLGMLGGVLLLTALQMLLAGTTLPYATRAILYGLVVLGAVMALRERRLQ
- a CDS encoding sugar ABC transporter substrate-binding protein codes for the protein MGIGSKARRLALLAGMAVCACGVSAAEAAEKHKIFLSMSFIGNDWQAEAANMVKAMASHKSMADKVDLQVQVAGPNAQRQIQQVNAMVQAGAEAIVIFPISPTALNQVVKNACNKGVKVFAYDAEITEPCAYNVHIDQEEAGRVTAEWLVKKLDGKGNIIAVTGVPGTSVDDLRTKAAKEVLAKHPDIKIVGEAVGMWSQAVARTELSKILATRSWDDIDGLWMQVGCFTANSMQLEAGKKTSELLPCAGEGANGGRIQMLPEGTEVEGAASPYAPLGAPRISYASPPYSGALALKLAVEALEGKDVPKKTILPLPVVTNETIKLCDEGTWAEMKAGCNAFKPSLVSNPGWFASIFSDQTPEIGLAAALVGQPEE